Genomic segment of Thermodesulfobacteriota bacterium:
TGGTGTAGCGCTCCCGTCGGCGGGGCACGGCCTTGGCCACCCGGGAGACCAGGGGCAGGAGCTCCCGGTAGGAGGCCTCGTAGGCCTCCTTGAGCACCCCGATGAGCCCCCGGAGTGCGTCGACCTCCTCTCGGCCGGGCCCCGCCCCCAGGTCGTGGCGGGCGAGGTACCCGCGGCCGAGCTCCTCCCCGAGCCGCCGGCCGGCCCGGATCACCTCTTCCTCGGGGTAGTCGTAGCGGAAGGCCGACTGGACCGTGACCGTAGCCATGCCCGGGTAGGTAGAGAGCACCGCCTCGATGCTCCGGTCCTCCGGCGTCAATCCCCCCCGGAAGGGGGCCGACCCGATCCCGAGGATCTGGGGCACGTGGATGCCGGTGCGCCGCTCGTACTGGCGCCCCCGGTGGAGGGCCACCGACGCGGCCACGAGCGCCGGCACGAGCCCGGCTTTGAGGGCGGGGTCGCTGCGGGCGATGAAGCTTCGCTGCACGTAGGTCTCCTCCCCGGTGAGCTGGCGCCGGCGGTCGATGAGCTCGTCCCAGATGGGCTCGGGGTCCAGGAGGTCCTCCACGGTCTCGATGAGGGGGATGCCCTGGACGAAGAACTTCCCCTCGTAGGGAAAAGAGGAGCCGTTCCCGTAGTGCCGGTACTGCGCGCGCTGGAGCTCGAAGAGGCCGGCGATGTCGCGCTCCACCTCCGCGAGGGTGGCCCCCCGGCTCGCGTCGGGGAGGATGAACTCGGAAAACGGCAGCCATGAAAGCCCCATCCGCTTCATCACCAGGAGGGAGTTCACGAAGATCCCCATGCTCTGCCAGAAGTAGGGGTCGTCACGGTCCGTGTCGCCGTTGGGGATGCGGGGGGTCACGTGGAAGTCG
This window contains:
- the ppcA gene encoding phosphoenolpyruvate carboxylase, whose translation is MYNRSDLTGEELVGLLPHVMGTQHPDNVSKVPFGPGPEVDRHLEEEEVLYNATVLGLPELMIDYEKKQGGCTPLWDWLHRCPTCLEEKVIGRDFHVTPRIPNGDTDRDDPYFWQSMGIFVNSLLVMKRMGLSWLPFSEFILPDASRGATLAEVERDIAGLFELQRAQYRHYGNGSSFPYEGKFFVQGIPLIETVEDLLDPEPIWDELIDRRRQLTGEETYVQRSFIARSDPALKAGLVPALVAASVALHRGRQYERRTGIHVPQILGIGSAPFRGGLTPEDRSIEAVLSTYPGMATVTVQSAFRYDYPEEEVIRAGRRLGEELGRGYLARHDLGAGPGREEVDALRGLIGVLKEAYEASYRELLPLVSRVAKAVPRRRERYTNVDVAGEARRVGGLPAVRAIQYAASCYTLGLPPGVLGFRAWQELTDDQRALAEATCPQLRHWLLEELRFLNPDTARRLPEREDLPLLAQDLEAALAWAGRFSVDDAHAERTSRAAAALEGRGDLGEALLAAASVRRFLG